A single Dechloromonas denitrificans DNA region contains:
- a CDS encoding asparagine synthetase B family protein, producing MKPNNAHFTSEFPSAAFSSGRHQFKDKQLQQIAQERGGVAAWTEAFKRSGERAPLAVQGDFAVAILGSNGRAFIAVDRFSVCTLCYQIKNGQLHVAERADDLAGNDGELDPQALYDYLYFHMIPAPRTVFKGVYRLPAGHYALFENGQLTVAPWWKPHFVEDQRVPVGELKSEFRQILRDAVTDRLDGETTGCFLSGGTDSSTVAGLLREVTGQPARAFSIGFEAAGYDEMEYARIAARHFGAEHHEYYVTPDDLVRSIPEVAASYDQPFGNSSVVPSFYCAKAAREAGVTRILAGDGGDELFGGNTRYAKQRVFGTYEQIPGVLRHGLLEPLLTGTALPGRIPGIRKAVSYVEQASVPMPDRMQMYNLLTRLGLSEVLTPEFLALVNPQDTLRQQRDAYRSGDGQALVNRMLWYDWKYTLADNDLPKVLGATSLAGLEVGFPLLDDRLVDFSMRLDPELKLKGLTLRWFFKEALKDFLPPEIITKKKHGFGLPFGVWAVKHAGLRELALESVNSLRSRNIVRGDFIDRLIKEYLPQHPGYYGELVWVLMMLAQWLGQGRWLR from the coding sequence ATGAAACCTAACAACGCTCATTTCACATCGGAATTTCCCAGTGCGGCATTCAGTTCTGGTCGACACCAGTTCAAGGATAAACAGCTTCAACAGATTGCCCAGGAGAGGGGTGGGGTTGCGGCATGGACGGAAGCGTTCAAGCGCTCGGGGGAGCGAGCACCATTGGCCGTCCAAGGCGATTTTGCTGTCGCAATTTTAGGCTCGAATGGTCGTGCTTTCATTGCTGTGGATCGCTTTTCCGTTTGCACTCTTTGCTATCAGATAAAGAATGGTCAGCTTCATGTGGCGGAACGGGCAGATGACCTCGCCGGCAACGATGGAGAACTTGATCCGCAGGCGCTTTACGATTATCTCTACTTCCATATGATCCCGGCTCCACGCACCGTGTTCAAAGGAGTCTACCGATTGCCGGCGGGACACTATGCCCTGTTTGAAAACGGACAACTCACGGTCGCTCCTTGGTGGAAACCGCACTTTGTCGAAGACCAGCGGGTACCGGTCGGCGAATTGAAATCCGAGTTCCGGCAGATTTTGCGCGATGCCGTGACCGACCGACTTGATGGCGAAACGACAGGATGCTTCCTCAGCGGCGGTACCGACAGCTCGACGGTGGCCGGGCTGCTCCGGGAGGTTACCGGGCAGCCTGCCAGAGCCTTTTCCATTGGTTTCGAGGCGGCCGGCTATGATGAAATGGAGTATGCGCGCATCGCCGCCCGGCACTTTGGTGCCGAGCACCACGAATACTATGTGACACCGGATGATCTGGTCCGCAGTATTCCCGAAGTCGCCGCCTCGTACGATCAGCCCTTCGGCAACTCCTCCGTCGTTCCATCCTTCTATTGCGCCAAGGCGGCGCGCGAAGCCGGCGTCACCCGGATACTGGCCGGCGATGGTGGCGACGAGTTGTTCGGCGGCAACACACGTTACGCCAAGCAGCGAGTTTTTGGCACCTACGAGCAGATTCCCGGTGTCCTGAGGCACGGCCTGCTCGAGCCTTTGCTGACTGGCACCGCGCTGCCGGGACGGATCCCTGGCATCAGGAAGGCCGTCAGCTACGTCGAGCAGGCCAGTGTTCCGATGCCGGACCGGATGCAAATGTATAACCTGCTGACTCGGCTTGGCCTCAGTGAGGTGCTGACCCCGGAATTCCTCGCCCTGGTCAATCCGCAAGATACGCTGCGTCAGCAGCGCGATGCCTACCGCTCGGGGGACGGTCAGGCGCTGGTCAATCGCATGCTCTGGTACGACTGGAAATACACATTGGCCGACAACGACTTGCCGAAGGTCTTGGGGGCCACTAGCCTAGCTGGCCTGGAGGTGGGATTTCCGCTTCTCGACGACCGGTTGGTTGATTTTTCGATGCGGCTCGACCCAGAATTAAAGCTCAAGGGGCTGACCCTGCGCTGGTTCTTCAAGGAGGCTCTGAAGGACTTCCTCCCGCCGGAAATCATCACCAAGAAGAAACACGGCTTCGGCCTGCCGTTTGGAGTATGGGCCGTCAAGCATGCAGGGTTGCGAGAACTAGCTCTGGAATCTGTCAATTCTCTGCGCAGTCGAAACATTGTCAGAGGGGATTTCATTGACCGCTTGATTAAGGAGTATCTGCCACAGCATCCTGGCTATTACGGGGAACTGGTATGGGTATTGATGATGTTGGCGCAATGGCTGGGGCAGGGGAGATGGCTTCGTTAA
- a CDS encoding class I SAM-dependent methyltransferase: MRTDLAAYRATHSEQERIADLFALLPLSGRLALDIGARDGYLANLLAERFDKVVALDLAKPDIDHPKIEPVQGDATCLQFSANHFDVVLCAEVLEHLPDNILAKACSEIARVAGNYVVIGVPYRQDLRCGRTTCQCCGAVNPPWGHVNCFDEARLRALFPSLTWERSTFVGSNLERTNFVSAALLDFAGNPFGTWQQDEPCVHCGQSIGSAKARSLEQRLATRTAFILNRLQASFLKPQANWIHVLFSKHSAKLNA, from the coding sequence ATGCGTACCGATCTTGCAGCATACCGTGCCACTCATTCGGAACAAGAGCGTATCGCTGACCTCTTTGCGCTGCTGCCGCTTAGCGGGAGGCTGGCGCTAGACATCGGTGCCCGAGACGGATACCTTGCCAATTTGCTCGCCGAAAGATTTGACAAAGTCGTAGCACTTGATCTTGCCAAGCCAGACATTGATCACCCCAAGATTGAACCAGTCCAAGGTGATGCGACTTGTTTGCAGTTTTCCGCTAATCACTTCGATGTTGTCTTGTGCGCAGAGGTTTTAGAGCACCTCCCCGACAATATCCTTGCCAAAGCCTGTAGCGAAATTGCTCGGGTCGCTGGAAATTACGTTGTAATCGGAGTTCCCTACCGTCAGGATCTCCGATGTGGGCGAACTACTTGTCAGTGTTGTGGCGCAGTAAACCCGCCTTGGGGCCATGTCAATTGCTTTGATGAAGCGAGACTCAGAGCCCTCTTTCCAAGCTTGACTTGGGAGCGCTCAACTTTTGTCGGGAGCAACCTTGAACGTACCAATTTTGTTTCCGCCGCACTTCTGGATTTTGCCGGGAATCCGTTCGGCACTTGGCAGCAGGATGAACCCTGTGTCCATTGCGGCCAATCAATTGGCTCGGCCAAGGCACGCAGCCTTGAACAGCGTCTCGCTACTCGCACAGCATTCATATTGAATCGGTTACAGGCAAGTTTTCTCAAGCCCCAAGCTAACTGGATCCATGTTCTGTTTTCAAAACACTCGGCCAAATTAAACGCATGA